One Brassica napus cultivar Da-Ae chromosome C4, Da-Ae, whole genome shotgun sequence genomic region harbors:
- the LOC125585857 gene encoding uncharacterized protein LOC125585857 produces the protein MKICQSLGFDNSFRVDAVGQSGGIWLLWRNHAGALTILESSEQFIHARVEIGSEVIHLIAVYAAPTVSRRSGLWGDLKWVIENIDEPVLVGGDFNTILRLDESSGGNGRLSPDSLAFGEWINELALVDMGFRGNTFTWRRGKDTRNFVAKRLDRVLCSAQTRVRWQEAVVSHLPFLASDYTPVYVQLEPEQRGNPKRRPFRFEAAWLKHEGFKELLAASWNGEMRTPEALVALKAKLKNGIRRYLGM, from the coding sequence ATGAAAATATGTCAGAGTCTAGGCTTTGATAACTCTTTTCGGGTGGACGCCGTTGGTCAGAGTGGTGGTATTTGGTTGTTGTGGAGGAATCATGCTGGAGCTCTAACGATCTTGGAATCGTCAGAACAGTTTATTCATGCACGTGTTGAGATTGGGAGTGAGGTAATTCACCTCATAGCTGTCTATGCTGCGCCTACAGTGAGTCGTAGGAGTGGGTTATGGGGAGACTTGAAGTGGGTAATTGAGAATATTGATGAACCAGTATTGGTAGGTGGAGATTTTAATACTATACTACGTTTGGATGAGAGTTCAGGGGGCAATGGTAGACTTTCACCGGACTCTCTAGCTTTTGGAGAATGGATAAATGAGCTAGCTTTGGTGGATATGGGTTTTAGAGGTAACACTTTCACATGGAGAAGAGGGAAAGATACCCGGAACTTTGTGGCTAAACGTTTGGACAGAGTCTTGTGTAGTGCTCAGACACGAGTAAGATGGCAGGAGGCAGTAGTTTCTCATCTTCCCTTTCTAGCATCAGACTACACACCAGTCTATGTGCAACTAGAGCCTGAACAGAGAGGTAACCCCAAGAGGAGACCTTTTCGATTTGAGGCGGCATGGCTAAAACATGAAGGTTTTAAGGAGTTACTTGCGGCATCTTGGAATGGGGAGATGCGTACGCCTGAGGCGCTTGTGGCGTTGAAAGCAAAGCTCAAAAATGGAATAAGAAGATATTTGGGGATGTAA
- the LOC111198274 gene encoding uncharacterized protein LOC111198274 produces MTIRVLAIGEGRGSESGDRDATMMDVGERARPPGDPPDAAASYASKGVGTNGGGMPVPESLIDDVFVSERLRVEFPNGEDGEPSITIEPEVLEAMNGMWKQCMIVRVLGRNVPISALSKKLRGYGTLKEEWGPWRAFGSYLMVRAWSPEFDPLRDDIVTTPFERARFARVCVEVNLAKPLKGTVLINGERYFVAYEGLAEICSKCGIYGHLVDGCPRTITEILAEVAIQTEAQSATRSPTRQEPIVQENGFTPVRSSRRGTQILPRLVNGRTAEAGGETDRNVQEIPRTEGIANIAISNKFGSLELDTDRSESRKEIVSGEENKENQIMNIKRNENKEISQGKETLIFGGKVNIRKDSKMVNKEKWVGKKVVEGARGRPKNLNNKPARGLVFGPTKGEVSLSESGKRLRVESLEAGRAGGAFRESVAEPRVTVKPLQLRDEELENPMDSTISEMEQRETEAQMEAQGDKRILDLA; encoded by the exons ATGACGATTAGGGTTTTGGCGATTGGTGAGGGCAGGGGTTCGGAGTCGGGAGATCGTGATGCAACCATGATGGATGTGGGAGAGAGAGCGAGACCACCAGGGGATCCACCGGATGCGGCGGCCTCGTATGCATCCAAAGGGGTGGGTACGAACGGAGGAGGTATGCCGGTTCCAGAGAGTTTGATTGATGATGTGTTTGTATCTGAGAGGCTACGAGTGGAGTTTCCGAATGGAGAGGATGGAGAACCATCGATTACGATTGAGCCGGAAGTTTTAGAAGCGATGAATGGGATGTGGAAGCAGTGTATGATTGTTAGGGTTTTGGGAAGGAACGTCCCGATCTCTGCCTTGAGCAAGAAGCTAAGAGGTTATGGAACCCTAAAGGAGGAAT GGGGTCCATGGAGGGCTTTTGGCAGTTATCTCATGGTGAGAGCTTGGTCGCCGGAGTTCGATCCGTTAAGAGATGACATCGTTACGACGCCG TTTGAAAGAGCAAGGTTTGCGAGAGTTTGTGTAGAAGTTAATCTTGCAAAGCCGTTGAAAGGGACAGTCCTAATTAATGGAGAGAGATACTTTGTAGCTTACGAAGGGTTAGCTGAGATCTGTTCAAAGTGCGGAATTTATGGACACTTGGTTGATGGATGCCCAAGAACAATTACGGAAATATTGGCTGAAGTAGCTATACAGACGGAGGCACAGTCAGCTACGCGATCACCCACTAGACAAGAACCAATAGTGCAGGAGAATGGTTTTACTCCGGTGAGGAGCTCAAGAAGAGGGACGCAGATACTGCCTCGACTGGTGAACGGCAGGACTGCGGAAGCCGGCGGGGAGACAGACAGGAATGTCCAAGAGATCCCGCGGACCGAGGGAATCGCAAACATTGCGATATCCAACAAATTTGGTAGTTTAGAGCTGGATACAGATCGAAGTGAATCAAGAAAAGAGATTGTGTCTGGCGAGGAGAACAAGGAGAATCAGATTATGAACATCAAAAGAAATGAGAACAAGGAAATTTCGCAAGGGAAAGAGACTCTAATCTTTGGAGGGAAGGTGAATATAAGAAAGGATTCGAAAATGGTGAACAAGGAGAAATGGGTTGGGAAGAAAGTAGTAGAAGGAGCACGAGGAAGGcccaaaaatttaaacaataaacCCGCTAGAGGTTTGGTGTTTGGGCCCACTAAAGGGGAAGTCAGTCTATCGGAGTCGGGGAAACGACTGCGAGTGGAAAGTTTGGAGGCAGGGAGAGCTGGGGGTGCCTTCAGGGAGAGTGTGGCGGAACCCAGAGTTACGGTAAAGCCATTGCAACTAAGAGATGAAGAGTTGGAGAATCCGATGGATAGTACCATTAGTGAGATGGAACAAAGGGAGACGGAGGCGCAGATGGAAGCGCAGGGGGACAAAAGGATTTTGGACCTCGCATGA